In Castor canadensis chromosome 11, mCasCan1.hap1v2, whole genome shotgun sequence, a single genomic region encodes these proteins:
- the Inpp5k gene encoding inositol polyphosphate 5-phosphatase K isoform X3 → MASENQWKPNGTKRNTLSIHVVTWNVASAAPPLDLSDLLHLNNPNQNKDIYVIGLQEMNSGIIRLLSDTAFEDPWSSFFMDVLSPLSFIKISHVRMQGLLLLVFAKYQHLPFIQILSTKSTPTGLYGYWRLEHFDRILEMQNFKRYDIPNILDHDLILWFGDMNFRIEDFGLHFVRESITNQHYSDLWEKDQLSIAKKHDSLLREFQEGPLNFPPTYKFDRNSNNYDTRLAWLQSSYLHFLCSWDDRPTPPRPTYWLRCEKKRKPAWTDRILWRLKRQPKAKPLNPNLPAPYFSLSLKSYISHMMYDISDHKPVTGTFDLEFNPLMSVPLVTMLPESLWTMENDMLISYSSTPDFLSSPWDWIGLYKVGMRHINDYVSYVWVGDNQISFSDNLKQVYISINNIPETEDQFLLCYYSNNLNSVVGISKPFKIPLRFFLDNSLNEAKPQI, encoded by the exons ATGGCATCTGAGAACCAGTGGAAGCCGAACGGAACCAAACGCAATACACTCAG CATACATGTTGTAACATGGAATGTGGCCTCAGCAGCTCCCCCTCTAGATCTGAGTGACCTACTTCACCTCAATAACCCGAACCAAAATAAGGACATATATGTCATTGG TTTGCAGGAAATGAACTCTGGAATTATACGCCTCCTTTCTGACACTGCCTTTGAAGACCCATGGAGCAGTTTCTTCATGGATGTGCTTTCCCCTCTGAGCTTTATCAAG ATCTCCCATGTCCGCATGCAGGGGCTCCTCTTACTGGTCTTTGCCAAGTATCAGCATCTGCCCTTCATCCAGATCCTCTCTACAAAATCCACTCCTACTGGCCTCTACGGGTACTGG CGATTGGAGCACTTTGACCGGATCCTGGAGATGCAGAATTTTAAGCGATATGATATCCCCAACATCCTGGACCATGA CCTCATTCTCTGGTTTGGAGACATGAATTTTCGGATTGAGGATTTTGGGTTGCACTTTGTTCGAGAATCGATAACCAATCAGCACTACAGTGACCTGTGGGAGAAGGATCAG CTCAGCATTGCCAAGAAACATGACTCACTGCTCCGGGAGTTCCAGGAGGGCCCCCTGAACTTCCCACCCACCTACAAGTTCGATAGGAATTCCAACAACTATGACACCAG gctggcctggctacaatcctcctatttgcacttcctgtgtagctgggatgataggcccacaccaccacgcccaacttactggttgagatg TGAGAAAAAACGCAAGCCTGCATGGACTGACCGCATCCTGTGGagattgaagagacagcccaAGGCTAAGCCCCTCAACCCCAATTTGCCAGCCCCCTACTTCTCCCTGTCTCTGAAGAGCTACATTAGCCACATGATGTATGACATCAGTGACCATAAGCCTGTCACTGGCACCTTTGACTTGGAG TTCAACCCACTGATGTCTGTTCCGCTCGTCACCATGTTGCCTGAGAGCCTGTGGACCATGGAGAACGACATGTTGATCAGCTACTCCTCCACCCCAGACTTCCTCAGTAGCCCCTGGGACTGGATTGGACTCTACAAG GTGGGGATGCGCCACATTAATGACTACGTGTCCTATGTCTGGGTTGGGGACAACCAGATCTCCTTCAGCGACAACCTGAAACAG GTATACATCAGTATCAACAATATTCCTGAGACTGAAGATCAGTTTCTCCTCTGTTACTATAGCAACAATCTGAATTCTGTAGTGGGGATAAGCAAACCTTTTAAG ATCCCGCTTCGCTTTTTTTTGGATAACTCACTGAATGAGGCTAAACCACAGATCTGA
- the Inpp5k gene encoding inositol polyphosphate 5-phosphatase K isoform X1 has product MASENQWKPNGTKRNTLSIHVVTWNVASAAPPLDLSDLLHLNNPNQNKDIYVIGLQEMNSGIIRLLSDTAFEDPWSSFFMDVLSPLSFIKISHVRMQGLLLLVFAKYQHLPFIQILSTKSTPTGLYGYWGNKGGVNICLKLYGYYVSIINCHLPPHVSNNDQRLEHFDRILEMQNFKRYDIPNILDHDLILWFGDMNFRIEDFGLHFVRESITNQHYSDLWEKDQLSIAKKHDSLLREFQEGPLNFPPTYKFDRNSNNYDTRLAWLQSSYLHFLCSWDDRPTPPRPTYWLRCEKKRKPAWTDRILWRLKRQPKAKPLNPNLPAPYFSLSLKSYISHMMYDISDHKPVTGTFDLEFNPLMSVPLVTMLPESLWTMENDMLISYSSTPDFLSSPWDWIGLYKVGMRHINDYVSYVWVGDNQISFSDNLKQVYISINNIPETEDQFLLCYYSNNLNSVVGISKPFKIPLRFFLDNSLNEAKPQI; this is encoded by the exons ATGGCATCTGAGAACCAGTGGAAGCCGAACGGAACCAAACGCAATACACTCAG CATACATGTTGTAACATGGAATGTGGCCTCAGCAGCTCCCCCTCTAGATCTGAGTGACCTACTTCACCTCAATAACCCGAACCAAAATAAGGACATATATGTCATTGG TTTGCAGGAAATGAACTCTGGAATTATACGCCTCCTTTCTGACACTGCCTTTGAAGACCCATGGAGCAGTTTCTTCATGGATGTGCTTTCCCCTCTGAGCTTTATCAAG ATCTCCCATGTCCGCATGCAGGGGCTCCTCTTACTGGTCTTTGCCAAGTATCAGCATCTGCCCTTCATCCAGATCCTCTCTACAAAATCCACTCCTACTGGCCTCTACGGGTACTGG GGGAATAAAGGGGGAGTCAACATCTGCCTGAAACTTTATGGCTACTATGTCAGCATCATCAATTGTCACCTGCCTCCCCATGTATCCAACAATGATCAGCGATTGGAGCACTTTGACCGGATCCTGGAGATGCAGAATTTTAAGCGATATGATATCCCCAACATCCTGGACCATGA CCTCATTCTCTGGTTTGGAGACATGAATTTTCGGATTGAGGATTTTGGGTTGCACTTTGTTCGAGAATCGATAACCAATCAGCACTACAGTGACCTGTGGGAGAAGGATCAG CTCAGCATTGCCAAGAAACATGACTCACTGCTCCGGGAGTTCCAGGAGGGCCCCCTGAACTTCCCACCCACCTACAAGTTCGATAGGAATTCCAACAACTATGACACCAG gctggcctggctacaatcctcctatttgcacttcctgtgtagctgggatgataggcccacaccaccacgcccaacttactggttgagatg TGAGAAAAAACGCAAGCCTGCATGGACTGACCGCATCCTGTGGagattgaagagacagcccaAGGCTAAGCCCCTCAACCCCAATTTGCCAGCCCCCTACTTCTCCCTGTCTCTGAAGAGCTACATTAGCCACATGATGTATGACATCAGTGACCATAAGCCTGTCACTGGCACCTTTGACTTGGAG TTCAACCCACTGATGTCTGTTCCGCTCGTCACCATGTTGCCTGAGAGCCTGTGGACCATGGAGAACGACATGTTGATCAGCTACTCCTCCACCCCAGACTTCCTCAGTAGCCCCTGGGACTGGATTGGACTCTACAAG GTGGGGATGCGCCACATTAATGACTACGTGTCCTATGTCTGGGTTGGGGACAACCAGATCTCCTTCAGCGACAACCTGAAACAG GTATACATCAGTATCAACAATATTCCTGAGACTGAAGATCAGTTTCTCCTCTGTTACTATAGCAACAATCTGAATTCTGTAGTGGGGATAAGCAAACCTTTTAAG ATCCCGCTTCGCTTTTTTTTGGATAACTCACTGAATGAGGCTAAACCACAGATCTGA
- the Inpp5k gene encoding inositol polyphosphate 5-phosphatase K isoform X2 — protein MASENQWKPNGTKRNTLSIHVVTWNVASAAPPLDLSDLLHLNNPNQNKDIYVIGLQEMNSGIIRLLSDTAFEDPWSSFFMDVLSPLSFIKISHVRMQGLLLLVFAKYQHLPFIQILSTKSTPTGLYGYWGNKGGVNICLKLYGYYVSIINCHLPPHVSNNDQRLEHFDRILEMQNFKRYDIPNILDHDLILWFGDMNFRIEDFGLHFVRESITNQHYSDLWEKDQLSIAKKHDSLLREFQEGPLNFPPTYKFDRNSNNYDTSEKKRKPAWTDRILWRLKRQPKAKPLNPNLPAPYFSLSLKSYISHMMYDISDHKPVTGTFDLEFNPLMSVPLVTMLPESLWTMENDMLISYSSTPDFLSSPWDWIGLYKVGMRHINDYVSYVWVGDNQISFSDNLKQVYISINNIPETEDQFLLCYYSNNLNSVVGISKPFKIPLRFFLDNSLNEAKPQI, from the exons ATGGCATCTGAGAACCAGTGGAAGCCGAACGGAACCAAACGCAATACACTCAG CATACATGTTGTAACATGGAATGTGGCCTCAGCAGCTCCCCCTCTAGATCTGAGTGACCTACTTCACCTCAATAACCCGAACCAAAATAAGGACATATATGTCATTGG TTTGCAGGAAATGAACTCTGGAATTATACGCCTCCTTTCTGACACTGCCTTTGAAGACCCATGGAGCAGTTTCTTCATGGATGTGCTTTCCCCTCTGAGCTTTATCAAG ATCTCCCATGTCCGCATGCAGGGGCTCCTCTTACTGGTCTTTGCCAAGTATCAGCATCTGCCCTTCATCCAGATCCTCTCTACAAAATCCACTCCTACTGGCCTCTACGGGTACTGG GGGAATAAAGGGGGAGTCAACATCTGCCTGAAACTTTATGGCTACTATGTCAGCATCATCAATTGTCACCTGCCTCCCCATGTATCCAACAATGATCAGCGATTGGAGCACTTTGACCGGATCCTGGAGATGCAGAATTTTAAGCGATATGATATCCCCAACATCCTGGACCATGA CCTCATTCTCTGGTTTGGAGACATGAATTTTCGGATTGAGGATTTTGGGTTGCACTTTGTTCGAGAATCGATAACCAATCAGCACTACAGTGACCTGTGGGAGAAGGATCAG CTCAGCATTGCCAAGAAACATGACTCACTGCTCCGGGAGTTCCAGGAGGGCCCCCTGAACTTCCCACCCACCTACAAGTTCGATAGGAATTCCAACAACTATGACACCAG TGAGAAAAAACGCAAGCCTGCATGGACTGACCGCATCCTGTGGagattgaagagacagcccaAGGCTAAGCCCCTCAACCCCAATTTGCCAGCCCCCTACTTCTCCCTGTCTCTGAAGAGCTACATTAGCCACATGATGTATGACATCAGTGACCATAAGCCTGTCACTGGCACCTTTGACTTGGAG TTCAACCCACTGATGTCTGTTCCGCTCGTCACCATGTTGCCTGAGAGCCTGTGGACCATGGAGAACGACATGTTGATCAGCTACTCCTCCACCCCAGACTTCCTCAGTAGCCCCTGGGACTGGATTGGACTCTACAAG GTGGGGATGCGCCACATTAATGACTACGTGTCCTATGTCTGGGTTGGGGACAACCAGATCTCCTTCAGCGACAACCTGAAACAG GTATACATCAGTATCAACAATATTCCTGAGACTGAAGATCAGTTTCTCCTCTGTTACTATAGCAACAATCTGAATTCTGTAGTGGGGATAAGCAAACCTTTTAAG ATCCCGCTTCGCTTTTTTTTGGATAACTCACTGAATGAGGCTAAACCACAGATCTGA